One genomic window of Candidatus Methylacidiphilales bacterium includes the following:
- the hisG gene encoding ATP phosphoribosyltransferase codes for MSSKPLRLGLPKGSLQEATLALFKSAGFHITVSSRSYKPSINDPELEIRLLRAQEIAKYVEEGFLDAGLTGRDWVHESRSKVQVVKDLPFNKATSSPARWVLVVPENSKITKPAHLQGKRIATEAVNITKDYLARHKIKAHVEFSWGATEVKVPELVDAIVDITETGSSLRANKLRIVDTLLESYPQLVVNHGVWKKPAARRKFSTLALLLEGALNARDKVGLKMNVPTKRLEKLLQALPALRNPTVAPLANGNWVAIETIIDEVVVREIIPQLKELGAEGIIEYPLNKVVY; via the coding sequence ATGAGCTCGAAACCGTTACGGCTGGGTCTGCCCAAGGGCAGCCTGCAAGAAGCCACCCTCGCTCTATTCAAGAGCGCTGGCTTCCATATCACGGTTTCGTCCCGGTCCTACAAACCCTCCATCAACGACCCCGAACTGGAAATCCGCCTTTTGCGTGCCCAGGAAATTGCCAAATACGTCGAGGAAGGCTTCCTCGATGCCGGTCTCACCGGGCGTGATTGGGTGCATGAGTCGCGCTCCAAGGTCCAGGTCGTCAAGGACCTCCCCTTCAACAAAGCCACCTCTTCGCCCGCCCGCTGGGTTCTGGTGGTCCCGGAAAACTCCAAGATCACCAAACCCGCCCACCTCCAGGGCAAGCGCATCGCCACCGAGGCGGTCAATATCACCAAGGACTACCTCGCCCGCCACAAGATCAAGGCCCACGTCGAATTCTCCTGGGGCGCCACCGAGGTCAAGGTGCCCGAGCTGGTCGACGCGATTGTCGATATCACCGAAACCGGCAGTTCGCTCCGGGCCAACAAGTTGCGCATCGTGGACACCCTCTTGGAATCCTATCCACAATTGGTGGTGAACCATGGCGTTTGGAAGAAACCGGCCGCCCGGCGCAAGTTCTCCACGCTCGCCCTCCTCCTCGAAGGAGCCCTCAACGCCCGGGACAAGGTCGGCCTGAAGATGAATGTCCCCACCAAACGGCTGGAAAAACTCCTCCAAGCCCTGCCCGCCCTGCGCAATCCCACCGTCGCCCCCCTGGCCAACGGCAATTGGGTTGCCATCGAAACCATCATCGATGAGGTCGTGGTCCGGGAAATCATCCCCCAATTGAAAGAATTGGGTGCTGAAGGAATCATTGAATATCCGCTGAATAAAGTTGTCTACTGA
- the hemL gene encoding glutamate-1-semialdehyde 2,1-aminomutase, which yields MWPNSAALFERALQVIPGGVNSPVRAFRAVGGNPFFARSASGACLFDVDGNRYVDYVCTWGPAILGHAAEPVRRAVSQALESGTSFGVPGPLEVEMAETIVRWVPSVEKVRMCNSGTEATMSCIRLARGFTGRDKIIKFEGCYHGHVDSLLVKAGSGALTFGQPDSAGIPVAFATQTLTLPFNNPARLKTAFQEHGDELAAVILEPIPANAGLIPPHPEFLHALRTLCDHYGTLLVFDEVMTGFRLARGGAQELLGITPDLSAFGKVIGGGLPVGAFGGRAGIMDHLAPLGPVYQAGTLSGNPLAMAAGLAQLRELEARDGFRLLEESGAALESGLRGILARWGKPFQLIRRGSMFCLFFTAREIHNLDDAKTSDTALFARFFHNLLREGVYFPPSQFETCFLSLAHGSADIEATLLAVEKALP from the coding sequence ATGTGGCCGAATTCCGCGGCGCTCTTCGAGCGCGCATTGCAGGTGATTCCCGGGGGCGTCAACTCGCCCGTCCGTGCTTTTCGCGCTGTGGGAGGGAATCCCTTCTTCGCCCGCTCGGCTTCCGGGGCTTGTCTTTTCGATGTCGATGGCAACCGCTACGTCGACTACGTCTGCACCTGGGGTCCGGCCATTCTCGGTCATGCCGCAGAGCCGGTCCGCCGCGCGGTCTCCCAAGCCCTCGAGTCCGGTACCAGTTTCGGTGTTCCCGGCCCGCTTGAAGTGGAGATGGCTGAGACCATCGTCCGTTGGGTTCCCTCGGTCGAGAAAGTGCGGATGTGCAACAGTGGTACCGAGGCCACCATGTCCTGCATCCGCCTGGCCCGTGGCTTCACCGGTCGTGACAAAATCATCAAATTCGAGGGCTGTTACCATGGTCACGTCGACTCGCTCCTCGTCAAGGCCGGTTCCGGCGCGCTCACCTTCGGCCAGCCGGACAGTGCGGGCATACCCGTTGCCTTTGCCACCCAGACCCTCACCCTGCCGTTCAACAACCCGGCCCGCCTCAAGACCGCCTTCCAGGAGCATGGCGATGAACTGGCCGCTGTCATCCTGGAACCCATCCCGGCCAATGCCGGTCTCATCCCTCCGCATCCTGAATTCCTCCATGCCCTGCGCACCCTCTGTGACCACTACGGCACGCTCCTGGTTTTTGACGAGGTCATGACCGGTTTCCGATTGGCCCGCGGCGGGGCCCAGGAACTCCTCGGCATCACCCCGGACCTCAGCGCTTTCGGCAAGGTCATTGGTGGTGGGCTGCCCGTCGGGGCCTTCGGCGGACGGGCCGGGATCATGGATCATTTGGCCCCCCTCGGCCCGGTCTATCAAGCCGGAACGCTCTCAGGCAACCCGCTGGCCATGGCCGCGGGTTTGGCCCAGTTGCGGGAGCTTGAAGCCCGCGATGGCTTCCGCCTCCTGGAGGAATCCGGCGCCGCGCTGGAGTCCGGGCTGCGCGGCATCCTGGCTCGCTGGGGCAAACCCTTCCAATTGATCCGCCGCGGTTCGATGTTCTGCCTCTTTTTCACGGCGCGGGAAATCCACAACCTCGATGACGCCAAGACCAGCGATACCGCGCTCTTCGCCCGCTTCTTCCACAACCTCCTGCGCGAAGGGGTTTATTTTCCACCTTCGCAGTTCGAAACCTGTTTCCTCTCCCTGGCCCACGGCAGCGCGGACATCGAGGCCACGCTCCTGGCGGTGGAAAAGGCCCTGCCGTGA
- a CDS encoding tetratricopeptide repeat protein, translating to MFTLTPLLLRGQSLPPQVHNPLPEIEEDLENYKNPTPTAAAGRPQRAAAAAAFALGLQLEQQGRATEALARFRQAVQDDPQYIPAQARVALSLLKSNRPTEALESVAASLARQPQSPELMALRALVHVHLNQLREASLWAEKSRTLNPLLVVNYATLASVALAEDKPARLRQLFQEAQKIKTDRADYYARQALLWIQVLPSDGKTLPSEAARETAPLLKQASSLDPDNLSLRLASGQAAFQAGNIREALAEFSVVEKRRPNLPLLRLRIGECHLKLQQYAEALPYFEWLYDRDPSQRQLLPAIGELHAKLGQWAKASEFYQQAVIFAPPEPRVYFALAEAQTKAGEHSACLATLDDAQRRFPNLPAFPYLRAMVLFAQGDYPASLEAFVKTETLALGGLDSLLNREFYFRKAVCAEKAAERVTMELALRRCLDMNPDDHEALNFLGYSLAERGERLEEARALILRAVELQPTNGAYLDSLGWVHYQQGRYRHARAYLARAEKKMPGDPVVLEHLGDAWLKLGHPARARECWTRALEKSENPTSVREKIQQLPPDTP from the coding sequence GTGTTCACACTCACCCCGCTGCTGCTTCGTGGACAATCCCTTCCCCCCCAGGTTCACAATCCACTCCCGGAGATCGAGGAAGACCTCGAAAACTACAAAAATCCCACCCCCACGGCAGCTGCGGGCCGTCCCCAACGGGCCGCCGCCGCGGCCGCTTTCGCCCTCGGCCTCCAATTGGAACAACAGGGACGGGCGACCGAGGCCCTCGCCCGTTTCCGCCAAGCGGTCCAGGACGACCCCCAATACATCCCCGCCCAAGCCCGTGTCGCTCTCTCGCTTCTCAAATCCAACCGCCCCACGGAAGCTCTCGAATCCGTCGCGGCCTCGCTCGCCCGCCAGCCCCAGTCCCCGGAATTGATGGCCCTCCGTGCCCTCGTGCACGTCCACCTCAATCAGCTCCGGGAGGCCTCCCTTTGGGCGGAAAAATCACGCACCCTCAACCCTCTCCTGGTGGTCAATTACGCCACCCTCGCCTCTGTCGCCCTGGCCGAAGACAAACCCGCACGATTGCGTCAGCTCTTTCAGGAAGCCCAGAAAATCAAAACCGACCGCGCCGATTACTACGCCCGCCAAGCCCTCTTGTGGATCCAAGTCCTCCCTTCCGACGGCAAAACCCTGCCTTCCGAAGCCGCCCGCGAAACCGCACCTCTTCTCAAACAGGCTTCCTCCCTCGATCCGGACAACCTTTCCTTGCGGCTCGCCTCTGGTCAGGCCGCCTTCCAGGCCGGAAACATCCGAGAGGCCCTGGCCGAATTCTCAGTGGTAGAAAAACGCCGCCCCAACCTGCCCTTGCTCCGCCTGCGCATCGGCGAGTGCCACCTCAAACTCCAGCAATACGCGGAGGCCCTTCCCTACTTCGAATGGCTCTACGACCGCGATCCCTCCCAGCGTCAACTCCTCCCTGCCATCGGCGAATTGCACGCCAAACTCGGCCAATGGGCCAAAGCCTCTGAGTTCTACCAACAGGCCGTGATTTTCGCTCCTCCAGAACCCCGCGTTTACTTTGCCCTTGCCGAGGCCCAGACCAAGGCCGGCGAACATTCCGCCTGCCTGGCCACATTGGATGACGCCCAGCGTCGCTTCCCCAACCTGCCCGCCTTCCCCTACCTCCGCGCCATGGTGCTATTTGCCCAGGGGGACTACCCGGCCTCCCTTGAAGCCTTCGTCAAAACGGAAACGCTCGCCCTCGGCGGGCTGGATTCGTTGCTCAACCGGGAGTTCTACTTCCGCAAAGCCGTCTGTGCGGAAAAAGCCGCTGAACGGGTCACCATGGAACTCGCCCTCCGCCGCTGTCTGGACATGAATCCGGACGACCATGAAGCCCTGAACTTCCTCGGCTACTCCCTGGCTGAACGGGGCGAACGCCTCGAGGAGGCCCGCGCCCTCATCCTGCGGGCGGTTGAATTGCAGCCCACCAACGGCGCTTACCTTGACAGCCTGGGTTGGGTCCACTACCAACAGGGCCGATACCGGCACGCCCGGGCCTATCTCGCCCGTGCCGAGAAGAAAATGCCCGGCGATCCCGTCGTGCTCGAACATCTCGGCGATGCCTGGCTGAAACTCGGCCATCCCGCCCGCGCGCGGGAATGCTGGACCCGGGCCCTGGAAAAGAGCGAGAATCCCACCTCCGTTCGAGAAAAAATCCAACAACTTCCCCCAGACACCCCATGA
- a CDS encoding sugar phosphate isomerase/epimerase: MSKPCFHASIEGAQHGAKTLDQFLAFAKSSGAAGAQPSNYMLQEGSKFKTAKEIQNAFDQHGLKLDGISAHCPFWVHTTAWTASPTVRPFIPAEVAALSPEKIEAWAESYVLRLLELCQQLGVKILPMFWGTAFGWETASGYPWGFWNGPGYDLIKEGGERFASKTAKIRQTARQAGIFLAHEIHPGTAAMTAEDFLLLVKVCDGDPCLTVNADPSHCWEGESWEDRFRAISDRVLAAHVKNYTIRPGIALRKMAPDWKDRAMQFVDLASGDLSMPRYVEMLIGIGYPARYCRITGSTTAPLVVEAESAYRGLDATSAAGIAYTRDHLCFPVAEGSFEDGMGA, translated from the coding sequence ATGTCAAAGCCGTGTTTCCACGCCAGCATCGAAGGCGCCCAGCATGGGGCCAAGACCCTCGACCAGTTCCTCGCCTTTGCCAAATCGTCCGGTGCAGCCGGCGCCCAGCCCTCCAATTACATGCTGCAAGAGGGGTCCAAATTCAAAACCGCCAAGGAAATCCAGAACGCCTTTGACCAACACGGGCTGAAGCTCGATGGCATCTCCGCCCACTGTCCCTTCTGGGTGCACACCACCGCCTGGACCGCCTCACCCACCGTCCGACCCTTCATCCCAGCTGAAGTCGCGGCCCTGTCACCGGAAAAAATTGAGGCCTGGGCTGAAAGTTACGTCCTTCGTTTACTGGAACTCTGCCAGCAACTCGGGGTCAAAATTCTCCCCATGTTCTGGGGAACCGCCTTCGGCTGGGAAACCGCCAGTGGCTACCCCTGGGGCTTTTGGAACGGCCCGGGTTATGACCTGATCAAGGAAGGCGGCGAGCGCTTCGCAAGCAAAACGGCCAAAATCCGCCAGACCGCCCGCCAGGCCGGCATCTTCCTTGCCCACGAAATCCACCCTGGAACCGCGGCCATGACAGCCGAGGACTTCCTCCTCCTGGTCAAGGTCTGTGACGGCGACCCCTGCCTCACGGTCAACGCCGACCCTTCGCACTGCTGGGAGGGTGAATCCTGGGAGGACCGATTCCGCGCCATCAGTGACCGCGTCCTGGCTGCCCATGTCAAAAACTACACCATCCGCCCGGGCATTGCGTTGCGGAAAATGGCCCCGGACTGGAAAGACCGCGCCATGCAATTCGTCGATCTGGCCAGCGGCGACCTCAGCATGCCCCGTTACGTCGAGATGCTCATCGGCATCGGTTACCCGGCCCGCTACTGCCGCATCACCGGCAGTACCACCGCGCCCCTGGTGGTCGAAGCCGAAAGCGCCTATCGCGGGCTTGACGCCACCAGCGCCGCCGGCATCGCCTACACCCGGGACCACCTTTGCTTCCCCGTCGCTGAAGGCTCCTTCGAGGACGGCATGGGGGCTTAA
- a CDS encoding zinc ribbon domain-containing protein YjdM, whose amino-acid sequence MSTPTCPECSMPDVISHPGHWECLTCGHEWPREPEPEPTRVVKDAHGNILANGDIVALIKDLPLKGSSQVLKGGTKSKPILLVEGDHEISCKIDGVAIGLKACFVRKA is encoded by the coding sequence ATGAGTACTCCCACCTGTCCCGAATGCAGCATGCCCGACGTCATTTCCCACCCCGGCCATTGGGAGTGCCTCACCTGCGGACACGAATGGCCCCGCGAACCCGAGCCCGAGCCCACCCGGGTGGTCAAAGACGCCCACGGCAACATCCTGGCCAATGGCGACATCGTTGCCCTGATCAAGGATCTGCCCCTCAAGGGTTCTTCCCAGGTCTTGAAAGGCGGCACCAAATCAAAACCCATACTCCTCGTCGAAGGTGACCATGAAATCTCCTGCAAAATCGACGGCGTGGCCATCGGCCTTAAAGCCTGCTTCGTCCGCAAAGCATAG
- a CDS encoding superoxide dismutase: MNRRTALKTLALASAASALPGALNAQTSSTAAAPAPVVGPFSLPPLPYAPAALEPHIDTQTMGIHHDKHHGAYVNNLNKLVKEQPNALPTTNPVDLIQKLDQVPEAFRTLVRNNAGGHVNHTLFWTSLSAKPASPSPALVKAIDRDLGGMDGLKKSLTETALKVFGSGWAWLSLSKEGKLVIEPTPNQDNPLMHGNQPLLGLDVWEHAYYLRYQNRRADYLSALFNIIAWDAVSERFTRKI, translated from the coding sequence ATGAACCGTAGAACCGCCCTCAAAACCCTCGCGCTCGCCAGCGCCGCCAGCGCCCTTCCCGGCGCCTTGAACGCCCAAACTTCCTCCACCGCCGCCGCACCCGCACCTGTCGTCGGTCCCTTTTCCCTCCCTCCACTGCCCTACGCACCCGCCGCGCTCGAACCCCACATCGACACCCAGACCATGGGCATCCACCACGACAAGCACCACGGAGCCTACGTCAACAATCTCAACAAACTGGTCAAGGAACAACCCAACGCCCTCCCCACCACCAACCCGGTGGATTTGATCCAAAAACTCGACCAGGTCCCGGAAGCCTTCCGCACGCTGGTACGCAACAACGCCGGAGGCCATGTCAACCACACCCTCTTCTGGACCAGCCTTTCCGCCAAGCCCGCATCGCCCTCCCCGGCCTTGGTCAAAGCCATCGACCGCGATCTCGGCGGCATGGACGGCCTGAAAAAATCCCTTACCGAAACCGCCCTGAAGGTCTTCGGCAGTGGCTGGGCCTGGCTTTCTCTCTCCAAAGAAGGAAAACTGGTCATCGAACCCACCCCCAATCAGGACAACCCCCTCATGCACGGCAACCAGCCCCTTCTCGGACTCGACGTCTGGGAACACGCCTACTACCTCCGCTATCAAAACCGCCGCGCCGATTACCTCTCCGCCCTCTTCAACATCATCGCTTGGGACGCGGTTTCGGAACGATTTACCCGAAAAATTTGA
- a CDS encoding cysteine hydrolase family protein translates to MKKALIVIDVQNDYFPGGHYPLWEVHPALATIVQTIHRARHTGIEVVLIQHIFRSASGPAPFFNEGTSGADLHPDILAAAPDAPVMVKAYADSFQDTGLAAYLDDREIGEILLCGMLTQNCVTHTALSKQAEKYATTVLADGCATSDKMVHLIALRSLSARVRVVNSCDVF, encoded by the coding sequence ATGAAAAAAGCGCTGATCGTCATCGACGTCCAAAACGACTATTTCCCCGGCGGACATTACCCGCTTTGGGAAGTGCACCCCGCCTTGGCCACCATCGTCCAGACCATTCACCGCGCCCGCCATACCGGTATCGAGGTCGTCCTCATCCAACACATCTTCCGGTCCGCCTCCGGACCCGCCCCCTTTTTCAACGAGGGGACCTCCGGGGCGGATCTCCATCCCGATATCCTCGCCGCCGCACCAGATGCCCCCGTGATGGTCAAGGCCTACGCCGACAGTTTCCAGGATACCGGCTTGGCCGCTTACCTCGATGATAGGGAAATCGGGGAAATACTCCTATGCGGCATGCTGACGCAAAACTGCGTCACCCACACCGCCTTGTCCAAACAAGCGGAGAAATACGCCACCACTGTGCTGGCTGATGGTTGCGCCACTTCCGACAAAATGGTCCACCTCATCGCCCTCCGCTCACTCAGCGCCCGGGTCCGGGTGGTCAACTCCTGCGATGTCTTTTGA
- a CDS encoding adenylosuccinate synthetase yields MSLTPFTSRLIADVGISLGDEGKGRLIPEVVDELQSTSASVSVVLKVNGGANSGHTVAGEKFNLLPCGVVLPTIPHLCIGAGVVADPRKIGWEGREKEAKGHDVFSRLVLDERTQVSDLTHRLLDLAWEDYRKHVLGEEPRGSTGRGITPAYMEETGQWQITYADFLGPRADFTRKLTQRADRALRTIEFVCRVSPSTFSSFFDTLTQAELRANADALALGVFPKEEFDFTRFRGAEPFSLNLENLTDAYWEAGQRLTRNIGEVREIILREVAAGHTVVGEFGQAYWLDKRHGFSPNVTASHSFTPEFFESAGIPVQPIHTIGVAKAYDTKVGTHVFLTEMDEAHPLSVLLKKLEYGTSTGRQRMVGWYDAVEKGDALRYGGYQDLMINKLDALTHRGEWNGDLLICTAYEDATGKRYTHVPRNDAVRKTLRPVYSRHPGWTGDLSGIRRFSDLPPQAKQYTAAMVRALVEVAGATDPLPNLRYLGVGPEPSQIIKDLPPTIDLIRG; encoded by the coding sequence ATGTCTCTGACTCCTTTCACCAGCCGCCTCATCGCCGACGTCGGCATCTCCCTCGGTGACGAAGGCAAGGGCCGCCTCATCCCCGAGGTTGTCGACGAATTGCAGTCCACCTCCGCCTCGGTCTCCGTTGTTCTCAAAGTCAACGGCGGGGCCAATTCCGGCCACACGGTCGCCGGGGAAAAATTCAACCTCCTCCCCTGCGGCGTCGTTCTGCCCACCATTCCCCACCTCTGCATCGGCGCGGGCGTGGTCGCCGACCCCCGCAAGATCGGCTGGGAAGGCCGCGAAAAAGAGGCCAAAGGCCACGATGTCTTCTCCCGCCTCGTTCTCGACGAACGCACCCAGGTCTCCGACCTCACCCACCGCCTCCTCGACCTCGCCTGGGAAGATTACCGCAAGCATGTCCTCGGCGAAGAACCCCGCGGTTCCACCGGGCGGGGCATCACCCCGGCCTACATGGAGGAAACCGGCCAGTGGCAGATCACCTACGCCGACTTCCTCGGACCCCGGGCCGACTTCACCCGCAAATTGACCCAGCGCGCCGACCGAGCCCTCCGCACCATCGAGTTCGTTTGCCGCGTTTCCCCGTCCACATTTTCCTCCTTCTTTGACACCCTCACCCAGGCCGAACTCCGTGCCAACGCCGATGCGCTCGCCCTCGGTGTTTTCCCCAAGGAGGAATTCGACTTCACCCGCTTCCGCGGAGCCGAACCCTTCAGTCTCAACCTCGAAAACCTGACCGACGCCTATTGGGAAGCCGGTCAGCGCCTGACCCGCAATATCGGCGAAGTAAGGGAAATCATCCTGCGCGAAGTCGCCGCCGGACACACCGTGGTGGGCGAATTCGGCCAGGCCTACTGGCTGGACAAGCGGCACGGGTTTTCCCCCAACGTCACCGCCTCCCACAGTTTCACCCCCGAGTTCTTCGAAAGCGCCGGCATCCCGGTCCAACCCATCCACACCATCGGCGTGGCCAAGGCCTACGACACCAAAGTCGGAACCCACGTCTTTCTGACCGAGATGGACGAAGCCCATCCCCTATCCGTTCTCTTGAAGAAACTCGAATACGGCACAAGCACCGGACGCCAACGCATGGTCGGCTGGTATGACGCCGTGGAAAAGGGCGATGCGCTCCGCTACGGCGGCTACCAGGACCTGATGATCAACAAGCTCGACGCCCTGACCCACCGCGGGGAATGGAACGGCGACCTCCTCATCTGTACGGCCTACGAAGATGCCACCGGCAAACGTTACACCCATGTTCCCCGGAATGATGCCGTCCGCAAAACCCTCCGCCCGGTCTATTCCCGGCACCCCGGCTGGACGGGCGACCTATCCGGCATCCGGCGATTCTCCGACCTTCCCCCCCAAGCCAAACAATACACTGCCGCCATGGTCCGCGCACTGGTCGAGGTGGCCGGGGCGACGGATCCCCTGCCCAATCTGCGCTACCTTGGTGTCGGCCCCGAACCCTCGCAGATCATCAAGGATCTCCCCCCCACCATCGATCTGATCCGCGGTTGA
- the xylA gene encoding xylose isomerase — protein sequence MNPAFPDISKITFEGASSKNPLAFKHYNASELVEGKSMKDHLRFAVSYWHTFRGTGQDPFGIGTALRPWDDGSSSIANAQKRARVAFEFIDKLGAPYYCFHDRDVAPEGATLAESNKNLDEVVKVLKEEQQRTGIKLLWGTACLFVHPRYMHGAATSPNADVFAYGAAQVKKALEVTHELGGAGYVFWGGREGYSTLWNTNLKREMDHLARFLHLAVEHKKKIGFTGPFYIEPKPKEPTRHQYDSDSAACLNFLREYGLLEHFKLNIETNHATLAGHTMQHELEVAAAAQALGSIDANTGDELIGWDTDQFPTSIYLTTQIMLSVLKAGGLTTGGLNFDAKVRRESFEPVDLFHAHIGGMDAFARGLKIAAAIRKDGRLDQFVKQRYQTWDSGIGADIEKGKVSLTDLEAYILKKNEITPNTSGRQEYLENLINEFI from the coding sequence ATGAACCCCGCATTCCCTGACATCTCAAAAATCACCTTCGAAGGTGCCTCCTCCAAAAACCCGCTCGCTTTCAAGCACTACAACGCCTCCGAGCTGGTCGAAGGCAAGTCCATGAAGGACCATCTGCGCTTCGCCGTTTCCTACTGGCACACCTTCCGCGGCACAGGACAGGATCCCTTCGGTATCGGCACCGCCCTACGCCCGTGGGACGACGGCTCTTCCTCCATTGCCAACGCCCAGAAACGCGCCCGCGTGGCCTTTGAATTCATCGACAAACTCGGCGCACCTTATTACTGCTTCCACGACCGCGATGTCGCCCCCGAAGGTGCGACCCTGGCCGAAAGCAACAAAAACCTCGACGAGGTGGTGAAGGTCCTCAAAGAGGAACAACAGCGCACCGGCATCAAGCTCCTGTGGGGCACGGCCTGCCTCTTTGTCCATCCCCGCTACATGCACGGCGCGGCCACCAGCCCGAATGCCGATGTATTTGCCTATGGTGCAGCCCAGGTCAAGAAGGCCCTCGAGGTCACGCATGAACTCGGCGGTGCCGGTTACGTCTTCTGGGGTGGACGCGAAGGCTACAGCACCCTCTGGAACACAAACCTGAAACGCGAAATGGACCACCTCGCCCGTTTCCTCCACCTCGCCGTCGAGCACAAGAAGAAGATCGGCTTCACCGGTCCGTTCTACATCGAGCCCAAGCCAAAGGAACCCACCCGCCACCAGTACGACTCCGATTCCGCCGCCTGCCTCAACTTCCTGCGCGAATACGGACTGCTCGAACACTTCAAACTGAACATCGAAACCAACCACGCCACCCTGGCCGGCCACACCATGCAGCACGAATTGGAAGTCGCCGCCGCAGCGCAGGCTTTGGGCTCGATCGACGCCAACACCGGAGATGAACTCATCGGCTGGGACACCGACCAGTTCCCCACCAGCATCTACCTCACCACCCAGATCATGCTCTCCGTCCTCAAAGCCGGCGGTCTGACCACGGGTGGATTGAATTTCGATGCCAAAGTGCGCCGGGAAAGCTTCGAGCCGGTCGATCTCTTCCACGCCCACATCGGCGGCATGGATGCTTTTGCCCGCGGTCTCAAAATCGCCGCCGCCATCCGCAAAGACGGCCGCTTGGACCAGTTCGTCAAACAACGCTACCAGACTTGGGATTCCGGCATCGGGGCCGACATTGAAAAAGGCAAGGTTTCCCTCACCGACCTCGAGGCCTACATCCTCAAGAAGAACGAAATCACGCCGAACACCTCGGGTCGCCAGGAATACTTGGAAAATCTGATCAACGAGTTCATCTGA